GCATATCCGCAATTAAAAGCAAACGAAAACTTTCAACAATTGCAGGAGCAACTGTCCGATACAGAAACAAGACTGTCCCAAGCCAGACGCTTCTACAATGCAACTGTGCGCGAACTAAACACGGCAATTGAATCATTTCCATCTGTCCTAATTGCCGGACCAATGGGATTTACAGGCAGACCATATTTTGGTATCGATAATGCCGACGCCTATGAACCGGTACGCATTGCCGATTTACCCGGCAGCATTCCCAGCACAGGTGAAGGACAGACAATCAAGTTGAAGGAGACGCAGAAGGAACTCGATTCGTAATTGACCTTCCGTCCTCGACTGAATTCCAACCTAAAGCAAGCATGCATTCCTTAACCACGTAAAAAGATCCAGTCGCTACTACGACATGATCTTTAGTGCATTGCTTAGAAGCAACCTGCAATGCTTTTTCCACATCGCTTACACACACGACGTCGCAACCAAATTGCTTCACCAAATTAGCAATTTGCGAAGATGACATCACTTGCCTTTTCGCGGCAACTTCCGTGGCAATAACAAAATCATTCGGGCGCAAAAGATTTGAAAGCAATCCTTCAACATCTTTATTGGCAAAAGCACCCAGTATAAAAATGCGTTGCTTGTCGGCAAAGTTTTGATCAAGGGCGGACCGCAGTGCCTTTGTTCCTGCCGGATTGTGAGCGCCATCCAAAATCAAATTACGTTCGGGCAAATACTGCAAACGACCTGCCCAATAAACATCTTTTAGTCCGGAAATAACAATTTCTTTTGTGAGAGAAGGCACTGCAAATCGCTTATCGTGCCTCGCTGCATCGATAACAGCTACTGCGACCAAAGCGTTTGTTCTTTGGTGTTTACCGACAAGAGACAGCTCATCTAAAGCCGATTCAATCCAGGGCATAGATGAAAGATCTTGAGGCAGCTTTGTAATCGGCGCATCTTTTGCACGGGCAGCAGACTCAATTTCTTTCAGCGCATCCCCAATTGCAGCAGTAACTATCGGCACAGCAGGCTTTATGATACCCGCCTTCTCGGAAGCAATTTGACTTACAGTGTCACCAAGTATTTGCGTGTGATCAAGATCAACGTTGGTAATTGCAGTTGCTACAGGCTTCGACAAAACATTTGTTGCGTCATAACGCCCGCCCAAACCAACTTCAAAAACAGCAACATCAACTTTGTTTTCCACGAAATAAATAAAGGCCATCGCTGTAAGAAACTCAAACCAAGTAAGCGGTCCCATCTCCGGATACTTGCTGCCGAAAGCTTCCGACTCAAGGCGCAATCTGGTTGCCAGTTCGGCAAATTCATCATCAGAAATAGCTTTGCCGTTTAAGTGAAATCTTTCATTCCAACGTAGTAAATGTGGGCCGGTAAAACAACCAACTTTCAATCCGGATGCATGTAAAACACTTTCCAGAATTGCCGATGTTGAACCTTTACCATTGGTGCCACCAATATGTAGGCTGACTAGCTGGTCTTGAATATTTCCAGCGTCCTCCATGAATTTCTGCATGCGTTCCAAAAGAGGCCGCGTAGAGGCGGACAGGCTCTCAAGATAAACGACTGATTGCAGATAATTCATAGATTCAGATTAGCACCGATATAAAATAATTGCTTCAAGACTTACTCATGAGGCGATATGGCTTTATACACCCGTGAAGATACGCAAACTTCCAAGCGCATTTATGAAGGCGCCATTATAAATCTACGTGAAGACACACTCAAGAACCCACACGGCAGTTGCGTGCGGGCAGTTGTTGAGCACAATGGCGGGGTCTTTATTGCCTGCCAACCTGAGCCTGACAAAGTAATTCTTATCAAGCAATATCGTTACTCTATAGATGAAGTGCTTATTGAGCTTCCAGCCGGTCGCATAGAAATAGGCGAAGACCCATTGCCCTGCGCGCAGCGAGAACTCATTGAAGAAACAGGCTACAAAGCATCTAACTGGCGTGAGCTTTCTCGCATGTTCACGGCACCTGGATTTTGCGACGAGATTTTGTATTTGTATCTTGCAACAGATATAACTTTTGTCGGCAAGAATCTTGATCACGATGAGGAAACAGAAGTAATGATCGTGCCTGTCAAGGAGGCTTGGCAGTTGGTTACAGAGGGAAAAATTCGTGATGCCAAGACCATTGCCGGGCTTGGTATGTTGAGAGAATTTTAGTTTTTGATTTGTTATACTTATCCGCTGTTATTGGGCTGACCCGTCTTGAATACGGTAAGCTGAAGCCGGATAACCAGTGCTAATCAAGAGCACTTACAAGCAGCGACAGTAAAAGAGGAACACGGACACAATGGACAAGAAGAACAACATAAACATGCCAATCGTTGGAATGTTGATTTTAGGAGTTCTCGGCGCAGTAATTACATCTGCATCTTGTGCCGTCATTACTCACTGGCCATTGCCGGTTTCAGTAGTCCCTTACTTCGGCGGCGGACAAGGCTTCTGGTGGGGATTAGTTACAGGCTCAATCACCGGACTGATCATCGGCTACCTCGTCGACGAGAAGCACTTTAGCGATACAAAATACTAAGTTTATTGTTCTAATCAAAGGAGGCAGTTGCTTAAGCAGCTGCCTCCTTTGTCATTTATACAATGAGGGCTAACTAGCCGCGTTCAATGTAGCGATGCTGGGTAGCTTCAGGTTTCAGTGCATCGACTAACACTGGCACACACTGGGTTGGATCACAGGTCGTGCCGCACGTGAAGCAATCAAAGAAGACTGTTCTAGACTCTGGATATGTGTGCAAACTTGCATGACTCTCAGCAAGTACGGCAAAAGCCGTGACACCTTGAGGTTCAAATTTTTGAGACTCTAGTTTCATGACTGTCGCACCACTGGCGACTGCTGCTTTGTTTATCAGCTTGCGCAGTTGTTCTTCGTCATTAAGGAGATCAGAAGCGCAATTAAACAACGTAAGCAACAGGTGCATGCCTTTTGCTTCGTGTACAACAGATGCGGCAACGGATTGCGCAATGACGTTGTTTTCAACTACCATCGTTAAGTCCTCATTCCTGTTAAGTCAAGTTCGTTTACTGCTCTAACTACCACGTCTGCAAGACGGTCTAAGAAGTAATGGTCATGGGCACCGACAAATCTAATCGGCTGACCACCAAATTGGCTTTTGAATCGCGAGAATTTGGCATAGCTGTTTCTCGGTGCCATAAACTGATCGTAGCCATAAAAATCATAGATAGAACTTCCGGCTGACCTCGCCTCAGTAATTGCCGCCCACTGCAATGCATAACCAGCCATAAGGTTGCGCTTCTTGTTAGTTATCCCGCCGTACAAATAAGTTGATCTCTGCCCATATGAAACAAGCATTAATGCACCAAGTGTTTCACCTTCATACTCGGCAAAAAGCAATTTGACCATACCAGTTGCAGCAAGTGAATCCCATAATGTGGTGAAAAACTTAAATGGTTCAATCAAGAATTGATCTCTCGATGCTGCTTCTTGCAAAACGGAGTAAAAACGGCGAATCGCTTCTGGTGAATTGTCTTCTTTTACGATAACGCCACGGCGATGCGACAAGCCGATGTTATAGCGAGCCTTCGGGTGCATTGCCTTTAAAATGTCTTCTGCCGCCCCTTCGATGTTTAAGTAAAGAGTTTCTCGCGGCACAAGATCCACAGGAGCGCGACCGAAGTCGGCAAATGTCACCGGTCCGGGAAATTGAACGCGCGGCTCTATGCGCACGGCCATAGTGTCAAAAGTTCCGGTGCTTGATTCTGCTGCTTTCAGAAGCAAACTCAATCCTTCTTGAGCACGGCTTTTATCATTCCAAGGAAGCACAGGACCTTCCGGCGCCATAAAAAAACCCGCACCCTTGTTATGGTGAGACGTGTAAAAAATTGCCCCACCGACAAGGTCTTCGCCTTCTCTAAGTCCAAGGTGCAAATACCTCATACCTTGACGGCGTTTAAAATCCGCCCAAGCAAGACTCTGCATAAACCCACTTGCCGAGTTTACGCGCACGAGAGCCTCCCACTGCTGAGCAATGTCCCAAGAAGGGTCTAGATTATTTAGTCTTTCAACCTTCATTGATGGACCACTCAGCCTCCCATACGAGCAAGCAATTTAGTAGCAGCTGCAACTTCTATAGGCATTTGTGTCAGTTGATTGTTAATGCCATCAAGACGGCGTTGTGTTCGCTTAATTGCGTTATTTAGACGTCTTGTAGATTCACCTTGATCAAAGTTTTGTCCATTAATAGAAAACGATCCCGGACCAGTATTTACTTGGCTTAAACGCTCATTAAGCATTTGCAGTCGAGATTGTCCTTCCGCTTGATCTTGGAGCAAGCTATTTCTAGTTGCATCTGATTCTTTGACTAAAGTATTGAGATAACTCACAACCACAGCTTTGAATTTCTGCGGATATGGCGCTCTTAATTTTGTCTGTCCCTGATCGCTGTACCAACCTTGACCATCCATATAAATGATGGAGCCGTCTGTCCGCTTAAGTACGAGGAAATTACCATCAGGCGTCAGCCAAGCGCTATTGAATAATTCCATTGCGCCAGTCACGGGAGCAGGCACTGGTGTCGGTGGTTGATCAGGAGCGGGAAAATTCTGCGCTGCCTTATTCAATAGAACAACAGCATCTTGAATGTTACCGACTTCGGTATTGGCATCATTTCTGTCCTGGTCGTTGAAACCAAGTTGCCCACCCATGCCGGCAGCAGACTGTTTTGATTGTCCGGCTGACTGTAGTCCCAGAGACTGCCTGCGAATTTCAGAAGCAATGTGATATGACATATAAGGATCAGTAGCTAAGGAAATCATGGGCGTACCAGTTGCTTGATCAACAACTTGAGTGCCATTGCCTGATACTAAAAGGTACGCTTGATCGGTGAGACGCACTGCAACTTGTCCATTCGGCAAAATGTCGGCATCGTCACCTAAGCGATAATCAGACTGTGCAGACTGCGACGACTCAGCGGCACCTTGCGGCATCTCATTATCATTGCCCCAGTTGTAGTTATTCACATAGGTATTTTGATAGTTATAGTTGCGCGCTGGATATTGCGAGCCTTCCTCATCAACTGCTTGTCCGGAATTGGCGCCAATATTTACGTTGAGAAAACCAGGACCGCCGGCATAGACAGGCACTCCCCAGCCACCCCATCCCCAACCACCCCAGCCCCAGCCTGGTCGTGCCCAACCGCCCCAAGCACCACCCCAGCGATGACCCCAGTGACCATAATGATCAAAGTGATGATCAAAATCATGATCGCCGTGGAATCCACGATCTCCAGCGCGACCTGCGCCGGCAGCACGTCCACCACGATCGCCGCCACCATCATGGGCGCCCTTACCATATGCAGTGTCGGGATAAATCAAATTGCCGATGATCACAACCAAAGTGACAATTGTCAGCACACGCATGCCGACACTAAGAAGAGCAGAATAGTCACCTGTCCATTCAACAAGTCGTTCTTTTAAATAGACAAGTTCCGACACTAATTGCTTAGGAAGCTCAGCAGCTCTTGCCAGCAGTCTTTCTACTAGTCCTGCTAAATCAATTGATTCTAAAAAGCGAACCGGTTGAGCCAAGAAGTCGTTAATCATGCTGCGCGTCTGAAAGCGCTGTAACGACGGCACTAATCCAACAACACGTTCGTATAAAGCATCAACTTGTAATTCGGCCTTCATTGGCTCGCCACCATTAACCGTTAATGCGTAGCGAATCTCAGGCGAAAGAAGATTAGTGCTGTTATCAGCTTCCGGCAATGGCAGACTCAACAAATCAACATTCAATGAATCCCAAATTGGTCCTGAGAAATCGGTGAGCGTCTCTGCGTTAAATAAATAGTGCAGCAATATATCGCTGTTCTGACAAGCAGGCTTAGACTTGCTTTGATATGTCGCCATTTGCTGCGGAAAATGGAAAAGTTTACGCAAATGTTCGACGTCTTTTAATGCTCGACGCGGCTTTGGTAACACCAACTTACGCTCAATTTCTGCCGGTGTGATTCTCACGGATGAGGCAAGCAAGAATCCCCAGTCGTGTCCGTAGCCTTGTTCAGCAAAGGAAGGCATTACAATTCGATAGGGACTGCAATTCAATCCACCAACTAACACACTATTGATAATCGACCAGTAAGCAGACGGAGTTGACGAAGGAGAAGCGGCATTGACTGCAAGCACTCCCTCAGTGGTCAAAAGCTTTTTGAGTTTGCCATACCACTCAACGCTATGGATGCGTGTCTCTGACGCCTTCTGCGGTACAGTCAGATCGCTAATGATCAAATCATAAGTGATACCGCTCTCAATTGCTGCGTCAGCAAAATCCCAAGCATCTTGCACATGCACGCGCACACGAAAATCATCAAGGCTTGATCTGTTGAGAAACGCCCAGTCCTTACGAGCCAAAGCTAAGACTTCTTTGTCGTAATCAACTAAATCAATTCGCGAAATCGTCTCCGACTTCAACAATTCCCGCGCAGTAAGTCCGTCGCCCCCACCAATTACAAGCACGCGCAGATTTCCGTCATGTTTTCTTGATTCGGCTAAGCCAAGTGCAGGTAATGCCAAACATTCGTGATAGATGTGTTCGTCACGACTATCAAACTGCAAATCACCATCGATAAAAAATGCCAGGGTGCCATCATTGCGACGTTCAAGTAGGACAGACATTGCGCCTCCCATAGGTAAGCCGATGCCTACATTGTACGTATTTAATGATTGCGAAGAACTGTTGACAGCTCAATTGTACTAAGAGCGTTACGATTGAGTTTTCTTCTTGCCGACTTGCACTTTTTTGTGTGACCGAAATGCAAAGTAGATGATCACGACGACTGAAGATGACCAGACAAAATTGAAAAAACCCTCGTAGAATTCCTTCCACATAAATACCTTGGCAATTTCAGGCAAGAAAGAATTTCCATAGTTTTCCGGACTGTATCTCACTACGACTGCTCTTCCCGGTTTGAAAGTCTTGGGAAATTCATACCAGAATTCCGGATTAAGTGCCGACATGTGCAGCGGCTCTTGAACGCTGCCGTGATAAAGAGTGCCGTCGGCAGTATAGGTGTAGCCGATAAAGCACGCACGATAAGGAGATGCTTCAGGTTGCTCCGTCGCACCCAACTCCTGAGTAAAGGCCGCTTCTATCTGCGTGGATTCGATTACACCTTCAGTACCAGGCCAATCGTGTATTTGCAGACCCTGCCAAGCCCACCAGGCAGTCGGCGTAAAACAGATGACGAAGATAAACACGCCAACGATGGCAAGAATAATTCGATTCCAATGTCTGCGCATGCAATCTCACCTCTACCTACTAGGACTTTACCAAAATATAGGCTTGCTCGATAGCAATGCTTTCAATCTGCTGCCGAAATCGGAAACTTTTTTCTACAATTGGTTATCAAGAGAATTAACTCCAACCCCTCAAGCTTAAGCCTACTCAAGGCATCGGAGTCCATGAGCGGTTAAACTACCTCCTCGAGCTTCTTGATAAGACAAGCTTGGACAAATTTTTTGGAGGATCTCCCAATGAAGGTGGAAACGCCACAGAAAAAGGAAACGGCCGTGACAGAACACGAAAAACATCCTAAGGCGCCCAAGCAGGAAATCATCAAGAAATTTCCGGTCAAGGTCAATCTAGAAAATTACGAAGAAGCTTATGCCAATTTTGACTGGGCAGATGCGAAAAAAGAACTCTCCTATTTTGCCGGCGGCAAAATAAACGCCGCCTACAACGCTGTCGACAGACACATGCACGACGGTCGTCGCAACAAAGTTGCCCTCTACTGCATCGACGCCAAAAACAAGCTCGAGAAATACACCTTCCAAGACATCTACCACTTGTCCAATCGCATGGGCAATGCATTGAAAGATCTCGGAGTCAAAAAGGGCGACAGAGTATTTGTATTCTTGCCCCGCATACTTGAACTCTACGTTGCCACTATTGGTATTGCCAAAGTCGGTGGTGTAGTAGGTCCTCTATTTTCGGCATTCGGTCCGGATGCCTTGCGCGACAGACTGCAAGACAGCCAAGCTAAAGTGCTCATCACCACTCCTGAACTCAAAGGCAAGATTGACGGCATCAAAGATCAATTGCCGGATTTGGAATACGTCGTCGTTGTTGGTGCAGAGCAAAGTAAACTTGGCCCAGGTGAATTGAGTTTTGATGCATTGATGAAAGAAGCATCCCCTGAACTCAAATGCGAACAGCTTGATCCAGAGCATCCGCTCTATTTGCTTTACACCTCAGGTACAACCGGCAAACCAAAAGGCGTTTTACACGTACATAACGACATCATCGGACATCACATGACGTCCAAATGGGTGCTTGATCTTCGCGATGATGATGTTTACTGGTGCACGGCTGATCCAGGTTGGGTAACTGGGACTGTATACGGCATTTTTGGACCTTGGTCCAATGGCGCATCCGTTGTTACCTACGAAGGTCGCTTCGATGCTCAAAGCTGGTACGAAGTAATTGACCGCATGCGCGTTACCGTCTGGTACACAGCACCAACGGCCTTGCGCATGTTGATGAAAGCAGGCGATGAAATTGTTTATCAAAACAGTCTCAATAGCTTGCGTCATATCTTGAGCGTTGGCGAACCATTAAACCCCGAAGTTGTACGTTGGGGCATGAAAGTTTACGGACTGCCAATTCACGACAACTGGTGGCAAACAGAAACCGGCATGCAACTAATTGCTAATTTGCCTTGTATGCCGATTAAGCCAGGCTCAATGGGCAAGCCATTGCCGGGCGTAGAAGCCAACGTCGTCGACGACGAGGGAAATCCAGTCGAGCCCGGTCAATTAGGACGCTTAGTTGTCAGACCAGGCTGGCCCTCTATGCTGCGTGAAGTCTGGCGCAACGAAGAGAAGTTCAACGAATATTTCCGCATTAAAGGCTGGTACTTCTCCGGCGACAATGCTTGGATCGATGAAGAAGGTTATTTCTGGTTTGTCGGTCGTGCCGACGATGTGATCAACACGGCAGGGCATAGAGTCGGGCCATTCGAAGTTGAATCCGCACTAGTTGAACACCCGGCAGTAGCCGAAGCCGGCGTTATTGGTAAACCGGACAAAGAGCGCGGCGAAATTATCAAAGCCTTTGTTGTCCTCGCCAATGGTTTTTCAGAATCATCAGATCTTCTAGACGAGATCAAGGAATTCACAAAGAAGAACCTCGCTGCTCACGCTTATCCTCGCGAAATTGAAATCCGTGACACACTGCCCAAGACTCGTTCCGGCAAAATTATGCGACGCTTATTGAAGGCGTGGGAATTAGGGCTGCCGACAGGCGATACATCTTCACTGGAAGAAGACTAAGTCTCAGAGGTCAGCTTGCGAATTTGGGTTGACGCTGATGCTTGTCCAACAGCAGTAAGAGACGTTATCGCAGTTGCTGCGCACAAACACGGCGTGGCTACAGTTTATGTCGCCAACAAAAAGCTCGCGGTGCCGGTTTCGCCTCATATCAGTTTCGTTCAGGTAGCGCCAGCTTCCGATGCAGCAGATGTCTACATTCAAGACAATGCTGAAAAGTTCGACTTAGTCGTGACCCAGGACATTCCCTTAGCACATGCTGTCGTCACTAAAGGTGCGGTTGCCATAAGTCCGCATGGTGAAAAATTCACACCAGACAATATTGGTGAGCGCATATCAATGCGCAACCTCATGCAAGACTTGCGCGACAGCGGAACCATAACGGGCGGTCCCAAACAATTTTCTGAGAGAGACAAACGCGAGTTTGCCAATACATTCAACAATGAATTGGTCAAACTGCTTCGGATGACATCCAAGTAAAGGAGAATAACAGTGACGACAAAATTGGGAGGTAAAGTAGCCCTAATTACTGGAGCCTCTTCAGGGATAGGCGAGGCAACAGCCCTGGCTCTCTCAGCAGAAGGCGCCGATATTTCATTGGTTGCCCGTCGAACACACAGACTGGAATCAGTTGCACAAACAATTTCCACCAACAAGGGCAAATCGCTGACCATTGCTGCAGACATAACGGATCCCAAAGAAGCGCTGCGAGCAGTGAATGAAACAAGAGAACATTTCGGACGCGTGGACATTCTGGTTAATAATGCCGGCATCATGCTGCTTGGACCAATTGACGGAGCCAATATTGAAGATTGGCAGCGCATGGTGAATATCAACATCATGGGGCTTATGTATTGCACCCATGCCGCTTTGCCCATCATGAAACAGCAAGGCGAAGGTCACATCATCAACATGTCATCAGTAGCCGGGCGCATAATTACCGGCGGCTCGGCTGTATACAACGCCACCAAATGGTACGTGAACACTTTCAGCGAGGCTCTCCGCCAAGAAGTTTACCAAGACAAAATACGAGTGACGAGCATCGAACCTGGCGCTGTAGCAACAGAGTTAACCGACCATATTACGGTGCCTGAAGTAAAAGACCGCATCAAGAAATGGATAGGCTCAATGCGCGCACTAACCGCCAAAGACATCGCCGACACGGTTGTCTTTGCTGCAACGCAACCACCACACGTCAGTATCAATGAAATTCTCGTCCGCCCAACCGACCAGAGTCTATAACGGTTATTGAAGTTCCCAGATGTATGAACCAAATGGTTCCAAGGACACTTCCTTGCTTAAATCTGGCGAATCCGCTGACGAAACATTCGAAGCAATTAGATTGCCTTTCTTCTTTGTTATGGCTTTAGGCAAGTCAAGCTTTATCTTTTGAGGCGCGTTACTCATATTGAGTGTTACCAGCACATTGCTTGAATCTTTTGTTCGCAGGTAAGCCAGAATATTTTTGTCGGTGGTATTAAGTGGTATATAAGCACCATCGCGCAAGGCCGGGTTTGTGCGTCTTGCTTGAATCAGCTTTTTGTAATAACTGAGTATCGAATTAGGATCTTTTTCTTCAACCGCTACATTGTGAGTCTTGTACTTAGCTGTTACGGGTAGCCACGGCTTAGCCTGACTGAATCCTGCATTTGCTTCAGCAGTCCACTGCATAGGCGTCCGTTCGCCATCCCGTCCTTTTTCTTTGGGCCAGCCGATTTTTCCGATTGGATCGTAGACTTCTTCGACCGTTTGCGGATCGCGATTTTCCATACCCAACTCCTCTCCGTAATAAAGAATTGGCGTGCCTCTCAAGGTAAGTAACATCGTCGCCATTAGCTTAGCGATTTGGTCGTTATGAATGCCATCACCATATCGAACATAGCTGCGTTTAGTATCGTGATTATTGAATAGATAGACGGGCCATCCTTGTGCCGGATTAGTGTCCCATTCTTTAATACGCGCGCGGAAATCCGGTGCGGACAACTTATTGATGTATGCAAACTGGAAATTCATCGGCAATTGAATTTCATCCCCATTTTTACCGTACATCAAGCACAAATCAGCCAAATCCTTTCCGAAAGTTTCGCCTACAAGCACGCGATCATCAGGATAACTATTGAGAAGCGTACGCAAATCACGCAACACATCGTGTATTTCCAGTGAATGGTCATTATTCTCATTAGCCATATTAGGGTCGCCATAAGCGTTTTTACCCGG
The Candidatus Obscuribacterales bacterium DNA segment above includes these coding regions:
- a CDS encoding bifunctional folylpolyglutamate synthase/dihydrofolate synthase, which codes for MQKFMEDAGNIQDQLVSLHIGGTNGKGSTSAILESVLHASGLKVGCFTGPHLLRWNERFHLNGKAISDDEFAELATRLRLESEAFGSKYPEMGPLTWFEFLTAMAFIYFVENKVDVAVFEVGLGGRYDATNVLSKPVATAITNVDLDHTQILGDTVSQIASEKAGIIKPAVPIVTAAIGDALKEIESAARAKDAPITKLPQDLSSMPWIESALDELSLVGKHQRTNALVAVAVIDAARHDKRFAVPSLTKEIVISGLKDVYWAGRLQYLPERNLILDGAHNPAGTKALRSALDQNFADKQRIFILGAFANKDVEGLLSNLLRPNDFVIATEVAAKRQVMSSSQIANLVKQFGCDVVCVSDVEKALQVASKQCTKDHVVVATGSFYVVKECMLALGWNSVEDGRSITNRVPSASPST
- a CDS encoding NUDIX hydrolase — translated: MALYTREDTQTSKRIYEGAIINLREDTLKNPHGSCVRAVVEHNGGVFIACQPEPDKVILIKQYRYSIDEVLIELPAGRIEIGEDPLPCAQRELIEETGYKASNWRELSRMFTAPGFCDEILYLYLATDITFVGKNLDHDEETEVMIVPVKEAWQLVTEGKIRDAKTIAGLGMLREF
- the speD gene encoding adenosylmethionine decarboxylase, which encodes MVVENNVIAQSVAASVVHEAKGMHLLLTLFNCASDLLNDEEQLRKLINKAAVASGATVMKLESQKFEPQGVTAFAVLAESHASLHTYPESRTVFFDCFTCGTTCDPTQCVPVLVDALKPEATQHRYIERG
- a CDS encoding peptidoglycan bridge formation glycyltransferase FemA/FemB family protein; the protein is MKVERLNNLDPSWDIAQQWEALVRVNSASGFMQSLAWADFKRRQGMRYLHLGLREGEDLVGGAIFYTSHHNKGAGFFMAPEGPVLPWNDKSRAQEGLSLLLKAAESSTGTFDTMAVRIEPRVQFPGPVTFADFGRAPVDLVPRETLYLNIEGAAEDILKAMHPKARYNIGLSHRRGVIVKEDNSPEAIRRFYSVLQEAASRDQFLIEPFKFFTTLWDSLAATGMVKLLFAEYEGETLGALMLVSYGQRSTYLYGGITNKKRNLMAGYALQWAAITEARSAGSSIYDFYGYDQFMAPRNSYAKFSRFKSQFGGQPIRFVGAHDHYFLDRLADVVVRAVNELDLTGMRT
- a CDS encoding DUF3592 domain-containing protein; its protein translation is MRRHWNRIILAIVGVFIFVICFTPTAWWAWQGLQIHDWPGTEGVIESTQIEAAFTQELGATEQPEASPYRACFIGYTYTADGTLYHGSVQEPLHMSALNPEFWYEFPKTFKPGRAVVVRYSPENYGNSFLPEIAKVFMWKEFYEGFFNFVWSSSVVVIIYFAFRSHKKVQVGKKKTQS
- the acsA gene encoding acetate--CoA ligase; this translates as MKVETPQKKETAVTEHEKHPKAPKQEIIKKFPVKVNLENYEEAYANFDWADAKKELSYFAGGKINAAYNAVDRHMHDGRRNKVALYCIDAKNKLEKYTFQDIYHLSNRMGNALKDLGVKKGDRVFVFLPRILELYVATIGIAKVGGVVGPLFSAFGPDALRDRLQDSQAKVLITTPELKGKIDGIKDQLPDLEYVVVVGAEQSKLGPGELSFDALMKEASPELKCEQLDPEHPLYLLYTSGTTGKPKGVLHVHNDIIGHHMTSKWVLDLRDDDVYWCTADPGWVTGTVYGIFGPWSNGASVVTYEGRFDAQSWYEVIDRMRVTVWYTAPTALRMLMKAGDEIVYQNSLNSLRHILSVGEPLNPEVVRWGMKVYGLPIHDNWWQTETGMQLIANLPCMPIKPGSMGKPLPGVEANVVDDEGNPVEPGQLGRLVVRPGWPSMLREVWRNEEKFNEYFRIKGWYFSGDNAWIDEEGYFWFVGRADDVINTAGHRVGPFEVESALVEHPAVAEAGVIGKPDKERGEIIKAFVVLANGFSESSDLLDEIKEFTKKNLAAHAYPREIEIRDTLPKTRSGKIMRRLLKAWELGLPTGDTSSLEED
- a CDS encoding YaiI/YqxD family protein, translated to MRIWVDADACPTAVRDVIAVAAHKHGVATVYVANKKLAVPVSPHISFVQVAPASDAADVYIQDNAEKFDLVVTQDIPLAHAVVTKGAVAISPHGEKFTPDNIGERISMRNLMQDLRDSGTITGGPKQFSERDKREFANTFNNELVKLLRMTSK
- a CDS encoding SDR family NAD(P)-dependent oxidoreductase — translated: MTTKLGGKVALITGASSGIGEATALALSAEGADISLVARRTHRLESVAQTISTNKGKSLTIAADITDPKEALRAVNETREHFGRVDILVNNAGIMLLGPIDGANIEDWQRMVNINIMGLMYCTHAALPIMKQQGEGHIINMSSVAGRIITGGSAVYNATKWYVNTFSEALRQEVYQDKIRVTSIEPGAVATELTDHITVPEVKDRIKKWIGSMRALTAKDIADTVVFAATQPPHVSINEILVRPTDQSL
- a CDS encoding alpha-glucosidase, which codes for MKNSLLKSLLIPVAATLCFSTAASADSQVAVTTPVSQEPWWKHAVFYEIYPRSFADAKNAGVGNIKGIVSKLDYLKDLGVDAIWITPCYPSPQVDFGYDISDYENIAPEYGTLADFDELIKEAKARNIKIIMDLVMNHTSDEHKWFVESRSSKTNSKRDWYIWRDGKNGQPPNNWQSIFGHSAWTLDPATKQYYYHFFYPEQPDLNWRNPEVKKAMFDAVRFWLDRGVAGFRLDAITTLYEDPNLKDNKVLPGKNAYGDPNMANENNDHSLEIHDVLRDLRTLLNSYPDDRVLVGETFGKDLADLCLMYGKNGDEIQLPMNFQFAYINKLSAPDFRARIKEWDTNPAQGWPVYLFNNHDTKRSYVRYGDGIHNDQIAKLMATMLLTLRGTPILYYGEELGMENRDPQTVEEVYDPIGKIGWPKEKGRDGERTPMQWTAEANAGFSQAKPWLPVTAKYKTHNVAVEEKDPNSILSYYKKLIQARRTNPALRDGAYIPLNTTDKNILAYLRTKDSSNVLVTLNMSNAPQKIKLDLPKAITKKKGNLIASNVSSADSPDLSKEVSLEPFGSYIWELQ